GGTCCTGCCGGCGGGATCGGTGGGAACGGGTGTTTCGGCCGGCGACCGGCCAGGGCCGAGCCTGCCGGAGGACAACAGGGTCGGCCAGGAAGAAAACCCACAGGTCCTTTTCCTGTGGGTTTTGGTCAGTTTTCTGGTCTTGATTCTCTACACCCTGCTGCAAAATGCGGGGATCCTGTGATCTCAGGAGACTTCCTGGAGGCCGTACAGGCGGCGGTAGAGCCCCCCTTTCGCTAAAAGTTCCTCATGGGATCCCCGTTCCACGATCTCACCCCGGTCCAGGACCAGGATTTCGTCCATGGCTTCCAACCCCGTGAGGTGGTGGGTGATCATGATGGTGGTGCGGCCCTCCATGAGGCGGTGGATAGCGGCCAGCACCTGTTCTTCCGTGACCGGATCCAATCCCTCCGTGGCTTCATCCAGGACCAGAATGGAGGGATTGCGCAGGAAAGTGCGCGCCAGGGCCACCAGCTGTCTTTGCCCGCCGGAAAGCTTCCAGCCACCTTCGCCGATGACCGTGTCAAGACCCTGGGGCAGGACCGCCAGGTGAGGTGCCAGGTGGACCCTTTCCACTGCTGCCAGGAGTTCCGCCTCCGTGGCATCCGGTTTGGCCAAGAGCAAGTTTTCCCGGATGGTGGCATTGAAAAGATAGGTCTGGCGGGAGACCAGGCCCACGGTGGACCACAGTTCTGCCTCGGAAAAAGAGCTTACTTCTCTGCCCCCGATGGTAATCGAACCCTCATGATAAGGCCAATAGCCCAGCAGCAATTGAGCGACGGTGCTCTTGCCCGCCCCGCTGGGCCCTATAATAGCCAATTTACCCCCGGCGGGAAGATGGAAACTAATGTTTCTCAGCACCACCTGCCCGGCATTGGGATAGGCGAAAGTCAGGTTGTGCACCCTTACTTCCCGGCCGGGATTGGCCATAGGCTGGGCAGCGGGTCTGGTGACGAAGGGGGGAGTATTTACCAGTGCCAGAACCCGCTCCCCGGCCTCTAAACTATCCTCTAAATGAGGGACCACCTGGGTCAGGTTGAAGATGGCCTCAAAGGCGGCCAAGACCCCCAGCGTCAAAGCAGCTACCCAAATCCCACGGATGTGCCCCGTGGAAGCAAAGTAGACGCTCAGGCAGAGGGTGGCAAACATGGCTAAAT
This window of the Clostridia bacterium genome carries:
- the cydC gene encoding thiol reductant ABC exporter subunit CydC encodes the protein MMTVLQPFIRLMLPYWKPVLLGLVLAFATISSNVGLMVTSAYLISWSALQPPVLDLMTLVAGVRFFGLSRAAFRYAERYVNHRTTFAILTRIRLWIYDSLVKQSPGQLLGYHSGQLLARLVADVEALKDIYLRVLLPPLTALLIWIVGTVLLGSFHWGYALSFSLFYGLAGLGVPWLVRKMARFKQELAGARDRLNTTLVDSIKGLTEVTSFDLAARQTEKAAGHGNTFAQWQQLVYTRSALTGTLTQLLANLAMFATLCLSVYFASTGHIRGIWVAALTLGVLAAFEAIFNLTQVVPHLEDSLEAGERVLALVNTPPFVTRPAAQPMANPGREVRVHNLTFAYPNAGQVVLRNISFHLPAGGKLAIIGPSGAGKSTVAQLLLGYWPYHEGSITIGGREVSSFSEAELWSTVGLVSRQTYLFNATIRENLLLAKPDATEAELLAAVERVHLAPHLAVLPQGLDTVIGEGGWKLSGGQRQLVALARTFLRNPSILVLDEATEGLDPVTEEQVLAAIHRLMEGRTTIMITHHLTGLEAMDEILVLDRGEIVERGSHEELLAKGGLYRRLYGLQEVS